One genomic window of Salvelinus alpinus chromosome 17, SLU_Salpinus.1, whole genome shotgun sequence includes the following:
- the LOC139542307 gene encoding inter-alpha-trypsin inhibitor heavy chain H6-like → MNMGKVDLKILCILFFFVISVQRGCSEEYGARPGAKEIPLQRVRRQSKPAKPLLKVTDYHVRCSVMSRYSHTTIQSSVWNQLAVTKEAAFEVDLPSAAFISNFTITSNGKVHIAQVKERSAARKIYDAAKKQGKTAGLVATKEREIEKFRMAVSVPSGSRISFLLSYEELLPRRLGRYELILGLRPGGLVTNLTLDVSIAERTGLSFIKVLPLKSSRRLSNTVTGETEAPASTQIQQNPCCARVHYNPSLQQQSSVSSKGLNADYIIQYDVELSDLMGDIQVFDGYFAHYFAPRGLPVVPKDVIFVIDVSGSMIGTKIKQTKQAMSTILGDLREGDHFNIITFSDKVLTWKKGRTVRATRNNVRDAKEFVKRIIAEGWTNINAALLSAAQLVNPSASSPSSSSSGGFRRVPLVIFLTDGEATIGVTSGDSILSNAKSALGSASLFGLAFGDDADFPLLRRLALDNRGMARMVYEDTDAALQLKGFYDEVASPLLSDIQLTYLDDQAFDITRSFFPNYFQGSELVVTGKVKPGVRNLKVSLTASDSKQKVKVENDVLVSKGEENGTASSMDCPGGMGGISSFVRRLWAYFTIKELLLAKLNSTDLAMQKLLGEKATNLSLKFNFVTPVTSLVVVKPDADEIPTTASTTTAQPATTTTTKPTTTNTNTTNRATTTTTVAHTTATEIASPIPVKKPRSNEAKPDPLVPKHPPPQPPPQPRKASTPPSPAKTVAPPSPKKTTKTSTPSPSADKTVHAPLSGKPPTPPPSSPKTAPAPPTRIFSTPLANSLKTAAAPAPGKTTTTPPPNIVKTVPTTSPTTVKTTVHTTVKTTTSTTTTTSVRTDPTPALQPWKPVTPHPISVRTVLPPVRISLSSSSSENATMSATDTHPPQVTTFLYSVLSVSPTPAPQGSNTDPVSDVDQIATFISATFAPMPGITDGPKLWEAAGLLDVSTSIQIHRKDMDLVKDYDATYDQDYDLNYDSWDESASNLLPGPTSRLSSVRVFSSSVDGDPHFMVQLPKLKQNLCFTVDGRANDVLRLLEDPERGITVDGHLMWAPSKKVVEDRSRTYFDKITISAAMGGHGGLGGIVITLSLDAVVVEGEGRDTLPTNLQGSVTRQGVAVSMDTTDDIHQSCWIELAKDICFLVLFHHYKQPSYLQMAHLGFYITDGQGLSPSTQGLLGQFQHADMSVTPVKDPSDTPPQPSKEGVLSRGVLRWGAIHVPITLQDKTLKDTVRKRHLGRCWIVPKAQVEKLLGHPYQSYVVDNM, encoded by the exons ATGAACATGGGGAAAGTGGATTTAAAAATCCtgtgtattttatttttcttCGTAATCTCAGTGCAGAGGGGATGTTCAGAGGAATACGGAGCACGCCCGGGAGCAAAAGAAATACCTTTACAG AGAGTGAGACGCCAGAGCAAACCAGCAAAACCGTTG CTGAAGGTGACAGACTACCATGTGAGGTGTTCTGTCATGTCTCGCTACTCCCACACCACCATCCAGAGCTCTGTGTGGAACCAGCTAGCTGTCACCAAGGAGGCAGCCTTTGAGGTGGATCTGCCCTCAGCAGCATTCATCTCCAACTTCACAAT CACCTCCAATGGCAAAGTGCACATCGcccaggtgaaggagaggagtgCCGCCAGGAAGATCTATGACGCAGCCAAGAAGCAAGGAAAAACAGCTGGACTCGTTGCCACCAA GGAGCGGGAGATCGAGAAGTTCCGCATGGCGGTGAGTGTTCCCTCTGGAAGCCGGATTTCCTTCTTGCTGTCCTACGAGGAGCTGCTGCCTCGCAGGTTGGGTCGCTATGAACTGATCCTgggcctgaggcctggaggactggtCACTAATCTCACCCTGGATGTCAGCAtagcagagaggacaggactCAGCTTCATCAAGGTCCTCCCGCTGAAGTCTAGCCGACGGCTCTCCAACACTGTCACAG GTGAGACAGAAGCCCCAGCCTCCACTCAGATCCAGCAGAACCCTTGTTGTGCCCGTGTTCATTACAACCCCAGCCTGCAGCAGCAGAGCAGTGTCTCCTCTAAGGGACTCAACGCTGACTACATCATCCAGTACGATGTAGAGCTCAGTGACCTCATGGGAGACATCCAG GTGTTTGATGGATACTTTGCCCACTACTTTGCACCTCGGGGGCTTCCTGTGGTCCCCAAGGATGTCATCTTTGTCATTGATGTCAGTGGCTCCATGATTGGCACCAAGATCAAACAG ACAAAGCAGGCAATGTCCACTATCCTGGGAGACCTTCGTGAAGGGGACCACTTCAACATCATCACCTTCTCAGACAAGGTCCTCACCTGGAAGAAGGGTCGCACAGTGAGGGCCACGCGGAATAACGTACGAGACGCTAAGGAATTTGTCAAGAGGATCATCGCTGAGGGAT ggaCCAACATCAACGCGGCCCTCCTCTCAGCCGCCCAACTGGTCAACCCCtccgcctcttccccctcctcgTCCTCTTCCGGTGGCTTCCGCCGTGTCCCTCTGGTCATCTTCTTGACGGACGGTGAAGCTACCATTGGCGTGACGTCCGGTGACTCTATCCTTAGCAACGCTAAGAGCGCTCTGGGCTCCGCCTCTCTGTTTGGCCTGGCCTTCGGAGACGACGCCGACTTCCCCTTGCTGCGGCGCCTGGCACTGGACAACCGTGGCATGGCGAGGATGGTGTACGAGGACACAGACGCCGCACTCCAGTTGAAGGGATTCTACGATGAGGTAGCCAGCCCGCTACTGTCAGACATCCAGCTGACCTACTTGGACGACCAGGCCTTCGACATCACCCGCTCCTTCTTCCCTAACTACTTCCAGGGCTCAGAGCTGGTGGTCACTGGGAAGGTCAAGCCAGGGGTCAGGAATCTGAAG GTGTCTCTGACGGCCAGTGACTCAAAGCAGAAAGTGAAGGTCGAGAATGACGTGTTGGTGTCTAAAGGAGAGGAGAATGGGACAGCCTCCTCCATGGACTGCCCTGGGGGCATGGGTGGGATCTCCAGCTTCGTACGTCGTCTCTGGGCTTACTTCACTATCAAAGAGCTGCTGCTGGCCAAACTGAACAGCACCGACCTGGCCATGCAGAAACTGCTGGGCGAGAAGGCAACCAACCTCTCCCTCAAGTTCAACTTTGTCACGCCTGTTACTTCCCTTGTTGTAGTCAAGCCTGATGCAGATGAAATTCCTACCACAGCGTCAACTACGACAGCTCAACCcgccaccacaaccaccaccaagcccaccaccaccaacaccaacaccactaATAGAGCtactacaacaaccacagttgcccACACTACTGCCACCGAAATAGCCTCCCCCATCCCTGTGAAAAAGCCCAGGAGTAACGAAGCTAAGCCAGACCCTCTTGTCCCCAAGCATCCACCTCCCCAACCTCCACCTCAACCCAGAAAGGCCTCCACCCCACCCAGCCCAGCAAAAACAGTGGCTCCACCATCCCCCAAGAAAACCACTAAGACTAGCACCCCCAGCCCCAGTGCCGACAAAACCGTCCATGCCCCTCTCTCAGGAaaaccccccacccctcctcccagCTCTCCTAAAActgcccctgcccctcccacCAGGATATTCTCTACCCCCCTGGCCAACTCGCTCAAAACAGCTGCCGCTCCTGCACCTGGGAAAACCACAACCACCCCTCCACCCAACATAGTAAAGACAGTCCCTACCACATCACCCACCACAGTTAAGACTACAGTTCATACAACTGTGAAaaccaccacctccactaccaccaccacctcagtcAGAACCGATCCAACCCCTGCTCTACAGCCTTGGAAACCTGTCACGCCCCATCCCATCTCTGTTAGAACAGTCCTCCCTCCAGTTAGaatatccctctcctcctcctcttcagagaATGCCACCATGTCTGCCACTGATACCCATCCACCTCAGGTCACCACATTCCTGTACAGTGTTCTGTCCGTCTCCCCTACTCCAGCTCCACAGGGCAGTAACACAGACCCAGTCTCAGACGTGGACCAGATTGCCACCTTTATCTCTGCCACATTTGCCCCCATGCCAGGCATCACAGATGGGCCTAAACTGTGGGAGGCTGCAGGACTATTGG ATGTCTCCACTTCCATCCAGATCCATAGAAAAG ATATGGACCTAGTTAAAG ATTATGATGCAACCTACGACCAAGACTACGACCTCAACTATGATTCCT GGGATGAGTCAGCATCAAATCTTT TGCCAGGCCCCACCTCCAGACTGAGTTCTGTCAGAGTCTTCTCCTCTTCTG tTGATGGAGACCCTCATTTTATGGTCCAGCTCCCCAAACTGAAACAGAATCTATGTTTCACGGTGGACGGCAGGGCCAACGACGTACTGAGACTGCTGGAAGACCCAGAGAGAG GTATCACGGTGGACGGTCATCTAATGTGGGCTCCGTCCAAAAAAGTCGTAGAGGACCGCTCCCGTACTTACTTTGACAAGATAACCATCTCCGCTGCCATGGGCGGGCACGGCGGGCTGGGTGGCATAGTGATCACACTCTCATTGGACGCCGTGGTGGTGGAAGGGGAGGGACGGGACACCCTACCCACTAATCTGCAGGGATCTGTAACAAGGCAGGGCGTGGCGGTATCCATGGACACCACAGATGACATCCATCAGAGCTGTTGGATCGAGCTGGCGAAGGATATTTGTTTCCTGGTTCTGTTCCACCACTACAAACAGCCCAGCTACCTGCAGATGGCGCACCTCGGGTTCTATATCACTGATGGACAAGGCCTCTCTCCTTCAACCCAAGGCCTACTGG GCCAATTCCAGCATGCGGACATGAGTGTGACGCCGGTGAAGGACCccagtgacacaccgccccagcctagtaaagagggGGTCCTGTCCAGGGGGGTGCTGAGGTGGGGGGCGATACACGTACCCATCACCCTACAGGACAAGACCCTGAAGGACACAGTGAGGAAACGTCACCTGGGCAGGTGTTGGATCGTGCCCAAGGCACAGGTGGAGAAACTGTTGGGTCATCCATACCAGAGCTACGTGGTAGATAACATGTAA
- the LOC139542309 gene encoding rab GDP dissociation inhibitor alpha, with translation MDEEYDVIVLGTGLTECILSGIMSVNGKKVLHMDRNPYYGGESSSITPLEELYKRFELPDSPPESMGRGRDWNVDLIPKFLMANGQLVKMLLYTEVTRYLDFKVVEGSFVYKGGKIYKVPSTETEALASNLMGMFEKRRFRKFLVFVANFDENDPKTFEGVDPKVTTMRDVYKKFDLGQDVIDFTGHALALYRTDDYLDVPCLETINRIKLYSESLARYGKSPYLYPLYGLGELPQGFARLSAIYGGTYMLNKPVEEIVMEDGHVVGVKSEGEVARCKQLICDPSYIQDRVRKAGQVIRVICILSHPIKSTNDANSCQIIIPQNQVNRKSDIYVCMISYAHNVAAQGKYIAIVSTTVETSEPEAEIEPALELLEPIDQKFVSLSDLYEPTDDGTESQIFSSSAYDATTHFETTCNDIKDIYKRMTGSDFDFENMKRKQNDVFGEDEQ, from the exons ATGGATGAGGAATATGACGTGATCGTTTTGGGAACCGGACTCACA GAATGCATCCTCTCTGGGATCATGTCTGTGAATGGAAAGAAAGTGCTGCACATGGACAGGAACCCCTACTATGGAGGTGAAAGCTCCTCCATCACCCCTCTGGAAGAG CTGTACAAGCGCTTTGAGCTGCCTGACAGCCCTCCAGAGTCTATGGGTCGTGGAAGAGACTGGAATGTGGACCTCATCCCCAAATTTCTAATGGCCAATG GTCAGCTTGTGAAGATGCTGCTATACACAGAGGTGACAAGATACCTGGACTTCAAAGTAGTGGAGGGTAGTTTTGTGTACAAGGGAGGAAAAATCTACAAAGTGCCCTCAACTGAGACTGAGGCACTAGCTTCAA ATCTTATGGGTATGTTTGAGAAGAGAAGGTTCCGGAAATTCCTAGTGTTTGTGGCTAACTTTGACGAGAACGACCCTAAGACCTTCGAGGGCGTCGACCCCAAAGTCACCACCATGAGAGATGTGTACAAGAAGTTTGACCTTGGTCAGGATGTCATTGACTTCACTGGCCACGCCCTGGCCCTCTACAGGACAGACGA CTACCTTGATGTGCCCTGTTTGGAGACCATCAACCGTATCAAGCTGTACAGTGAATCCCTGGCCCGATATGGGAAGAGCCCCTACCTGTACCCCCTCTATGGCCTCGGGGAGCTCCCTCAAGGATTCGCCAG ACTAAGTGCAATTTATGGAGGAACCTACATGCTCAACAAACCAGTGGAGGAGATAGTAATGGAGGATGGCCATGTGGTGGGAGTGAAGTCTGAGGGAGAG GTGGCTCGGTGCAAACAGCTGATCTGTGACCCCAGCTACATCCAGGACCGAGTGCGTAAGGCAGGTCAGGTGATCAGGGTCATCTGTATCCTCAGCCACCCCATCAAGAGCACCAACGATGCCAACTCCTGTCAGATCATCATCCCTCAGAACCAGGTCAACCGCAAGTCAG ACATCTACGTGTGTATGATCTCCTACGCCCACAATGTGGCGGCCCAGGGAAAGTACATCGCCATCGTCAGCACCACCGTGGAGACCAGTGAGCCTGAGGCTGAGATAGAACCTGCTCTGGAGCTGCTGGAGCCCATTGACCAGAA ATTTGTGTCCCTCAGTGACCTCTATGAGCCCACAGATGACGGTACTGAGAGCCAG ATATTCTCCTCGTCAGCCTACGACGCCACCACTCACTTCGAGACCACCTGCAACGACATCAAGGACATCTACAAGCGTATGACAGGCAGCGACTTTGACTTTGAGAACATGAAGCGCAAACAGAACGATGTGTTTGGGGAGGATGAGCAATGA